From the Flavobacterium galactosidilyticum genome, one window contains:
- the gldB gene encoding gliding motility lipoprotein GldB has translation MKKYLFLVAFCLFVLACKKEDKVESAVAEIPLEIKVERFDKIFFETPPEDLEKVKKEFPFFFPVGNDNSVWLDKMRSPLWREVYDEVQKKYGDFKPEKEVLETLFKRIKYYFPETKTPKVITVISEMDYNNKVIYADSLVIVSLELYLGKNHKFYEFPNYLKENFEQRQIAPDIVTSFSASKIPGSSDKTLLAQMIYSGKQLYLKDLLLPDYLDAEKIGYTAEQIKWCEENENYMWRYIIEREMLYSNDQKLIPRFISQAPFSKFYLELDNESPGRVGAWLGWQIVRAYAKNNEIPIGDLLKLNAKELFEKSKYKPKK, from the coding sequence ATGAAAAAATATCTGTTTCTCGTAGCCTTTTGTCTCTTTGTTTTAGCTTGTAAAAAGGAAGATAAAGTAGAAAGTGCTGTGGCAGAAATTCCTCTGGAAATTAAAGTAGAACGTTTTGATAAAATATTTTTTGAAACGCCTCCAGAAGACTTAGAAAAAGTTAAAAAAGAATTTCCGTTTTTCTTTCCTGTTGGGAACGATAATAGCGTCTGGTTGGATAAAATGAGAAGTCCGCTTTGGAGAGAGGTTTACGATGAGGTTCAAAAGAAATACGGTGATTTTAAACCTGAAAAAGAAGTTTTAGAAACGCTTTTTAAACGTATCAAATATTACTTTCCAGAAACAAAAACACCTAAAGTGATAACAGTAATCTCAGAGATGGATTATAATAATAAGGTTATCTATGCAGACAGTCTGGTAATTGTTTCACTTGAATTGTACTTGGGGAAAAACCATAAATTTTATGAGTTTCCAAATTACTTAAAAGAAAATTTTGAGCAAAGACAAATCGCTCCGGATATCGTTACGAGTTTTTCTGCTAGTAAAATCCCAGGTAGCTCAGATAAGACTCTATTGGCTCAAATGATTTATTCTGGAAAGCAATTGTACTTGAAAGATTTACTCTTGCCTGATTATTTAGATGCTGAGAAAATAGGATATACAGCCGAACAAATAAAATGGTGTGAAGAAAATGAAAATTATATGTGGCGCTATATTATCGAAAGAGAAATGCTTTACAGTAACGATCAGAAATTAATACCAAGATTTATAAGTCAAGCACCATTTTCTAAATTCTATTTGGAGTTAGACAACGAGTCTCCCGGAAGAGTGGGAGCTTGGTTAGGCTGGCAAATTGTGCGAGCGTACGCAAAAAACAATGAAATCCCTATCGGAGATTTGTTGAAATTGAATGCAAAAGAGTTATTTGAAAAATCTAAATACAAACCCAAAAAATAA
- the gldC gene encoding gliding motility protein GldC, which translates to MSNKNTSEIKFLVELDDNRVPEKLMWSAQDGGVEAQEAKAIMLSIWDSKAKESMRIDLWTKDMPVDEMKIFFHQTLVAMSETFKRATDDEKMSDTMKDFCDYFAEKLDLVK; encoded by the coding sequence ATGTCGAATAAAAATACATCAGAAATTAAATTTCTAGTCGAATTAGATGATAATCGTGTTCCAGAAAAATTAATGTGGTCCGCTCAAGACGGCGGAGTTGAAGCTCAAGAGGCGAAAGCTATTATGTTATCCATTTGGGATAGCAAAGCTAAGGAAAGCATGCGAATTGATTTATGGACAAAAGATATGCCAGTTGATGAAATGAAAATTTTCTTTCATCAGACTTTAGTTGCTATGTCTGAAACATTCAAGCGTGCAACAGATGATGAAAAAATGTCGGACACTATGAAAGATTTCTGCGATTACTTTGCTGAGAAATTAGATCTAGTGAAATAA
- the yihA gene encoding ribosome biogenesis GTP-binding protein YihA/YsxC translates to MKINTAEFVISNSEVSKCPKDFLPEYAFIGRSNVGKSSLINMLTNHKKLAKTSGRPGKTQLINHFLINSNWYLVDLPGYGYAKVSKKTKSIFQEFITDYFETREQLVCAFVLIDIRLEAQTIDIEFMSYMGESEIPFCIIFTKADKISKVKIDSHVAAYKKKMYANNWAEMPPYFVTSATESTGKEELLGYIDEVNQEVFKNNSGF, encoded by the coding sequence ATGAAAATTAATACCGCCGAATTTGTTATTAGCAACTCTGAAGTAAGCAAATGTCCAAAAGACTTTTTGCCAGAATACGCATTTATAGGTAGATCAAATGTGGGAAAATCCTCTTTGATAAATATGCTAACAAATCATAAAAAACTAGCAAAAACATCTGGAAGACCAGGAAAAACGCAATTGATCAATCATTTCTTGATTAACAGCAATTGGTATCTTGTCGATTTACCTGGATATGGTTACGCCAAAGTTTCAAAAAAGACAAAGTCTATTTTTCAAGAATTTATTACTGACTATTTCGAGACAAGAGAACAATTAGTATGCGCCTTCGTTTTGATAGATATTCGTCTTGAAGCACAAACCATAGATATTGAGTTCATGTCTTACATGGGCGAAAGCGAAATTCCTTTTTGCATCATCTTTACAAAAGCTGATAAAATCAGTAAAGTAAAAATAGACTCTCATGTTGCCGCTTACAAAAAGAAAATGTACGCTAACAATTGGGCCGAAATGCCACCTTATTTTGTAACGTCAGCGACTGAATCTACAGGAAAAGAAGAATTATTAGGCTATATAGACGAAGTAAATCAAGAAGTTTTTAAGAACAACAGCGGTTTTTAA
- a CDS encoding alpha/beta fold hydrolase, protein MEKHYKKEGRYSYFEAGEGTPIVILHGLMGGLSNFDAVASHFSTRGYKIIIPDLPIYTQNILKTNVKSFAKYVKDFITFKGLDRVILLGNSLGGHIALYHTKMYPEKVAGLIITGSSGLYESAMGDSYPKRGDYEYIKKKAEDVFYDPAVATKELIDEVYESVNDRIKLIKTLTIAKSAIRHNMAKDLPKMHVQTCIIWGKNDKVTPPEVAEEFNNLLPNSSLYWIDKCGHAAMMEHPEEFNRLLEDWLTNTHLAVQKA, encoded by the coding sequence ATGGAAAAACACTATAAAAAAGAAGGTAGATACAGCTATTTTGAAGCTGGTGAAGGAACACCAATTGTCATCTTACATGGTCTGATGGGAGGACTTAGTAATTTTGATGCTGTTGCTAGTCACTTTTCTACAAGAGGTTACAAAATAATCATTCCAGATTTACCTATATACACCCAAAATATTTTAAAAACTAATGTAAAGAGTTTTGCAAAATATGTTAAGGATTTTATCACATTCAAAGGATTAGATCGCGTGATCCTTTTAGGAAATTCATTAGGTGGTCATATTGCATTATACCATACTAAAATGTATCCTGAAAAAGTAGCAGGACTTATAATAACTGGAAGTTCTGGCCTTTACGAAAGCGCTATGGGCGATAGCTACCCAAAAAGAGGTGACTACGAATACATCAAGAAAAAAGCAGAAGATGTTTTTTACGATCCAGCAGTAGCAACTAAAGAATTGATTGACGAAGTTTACGAGTCTGTAAACGACAGAATAAAACTTATAAAAACATTGACGATCGCTAAAAGCGCCATTCGTCACAACATGGCAAAAGACTTACCTAAAATGCACGTTCAAACTTGCATCATTTGGGGTAAAAATGATAAGGTTACACCACCTGAAGTAGCAGAAGAATTTAATAATCTATTGCCAAACTCTAGCTTGTACTGGATTGACAAATGCGGTCATGCAGCCATGATGGAACATCCAGAAGAGTTCAATCGTTTATTAGAGGATTGGTTAACAAACACTCATTTAGCTGTTCAAAAAGCATAA
- the mraZ gene encoding division/cell wall cluster transcriptional repressor MraZ produces the protein MDTIVGTYECKVDAKGRLLIPAPLKKQLATSLQNGFVLKRSVFQPCLELYPMKEWDLMMLKINKLNRFVKKNNDFIRRFTAGVKVVEIDALGRLLIPKDLVSFASISKEVVFSSAVNIVEIWDKELYEKSISGDDVDFADLAEDVMGNINDDDNGIS, from the coding sequence TTGGATACAATTGTCGGGACATATGAATGTAAAGTCGATGCTAAAGGAAGGCTGCTTATACCAGCACCTTTAAAAAAGCAGTTGGCTACTTCACTTCAAAACGGATTCGTTTTGAAGCGTTCTGTTTTTCAACCGTGTCTAGAGTTGTATCCTATGAAAGAGTGGGATTTGATGATGCTTAAAATTAATAAGCTAAATCGCTTTGTAAAAAAGAACAATGACTTTATACGTCGCTTTACTGCTGGTGTAAAGGTGGTTGAAATAGATGCTTTAGGGCGGCTATTGATTCCTAAGGATTTAGTTTCTTTTGCTAGTATTAGTAAAGAGGTAGTTTTTTCTTCAGCAGTAAATATTGTGGAGATTTGGGATAAAGAGTTATACGAGAAATCAATAAGTGGTGATGATGTAGATTTTGCAGATTTAGCCGAAGATGTAATGGGTAATATAAATGACGACGACAATGGAATATCATAA